One window of Chlamydia sp. 04-14 genomic DNA carries:
- a CDS encoding NifU family protein → MTIPFQPVASWANVSPKVMKKFHKFYCGGTFSAEDAETKGANLIIGSQGHRLMGNYVIFYWLIDKINGKIIDAKFQYFGHPFLLVLAETTCNLVIGKTYAQAYNLTVNNIDTELRSHPNKPALPENSSALYHCIIDALDIAAEQCMEIPLEDGSLPLKESFLPSEIEDANPYTKEAWESLSIESQLHALRTITEDKISPYVALDGGSVLIEKLEGHIVTIAYAGNCSGCFSAIGSTLNSIGQLLRAYVYSELQIKVNEASLDFSMSQHSDETN, encoded by the coding sequence ATGACAATTCCATTTCAACCTGTAGCCTCTTGGGCAAATGTATCTCCAAAAGTTATGAAGAAATTTCATAAATTTTATTGCGGCGGGACATTTTCAGCAGAAGATGCCGAAACAAAAGGAGCTAATCTAATTATCGGCAGTCAAGGCCATAGGCTTATGGGCAATTATGTGATATTCTATTGGCTGATAGATAAGATAAATGGAAAAATTATCGACGCGAAATTCCAATATTTTGGACACCCTTTCCTACTTGTGCTTGCAGAAACAACATGTAACCTAGTTATTGGCAAAACTTATGCTCAAGCTTATAACTTAACCGTTAATAATATCGATACTGAGCTACGTTCCCATCCTAATAAACCCGCTCTTCCAGAGAATAGTTCAGCTCTATACCATTGTATCATCGATGCTTTAGACATCGCTGCTGAACAATGTATGGAAATCCCCCTTGAAGACGGTTCCCTACCCTTAAAAGAATCCTTTTTACCTTCAGAGATTGAAGATGCTAATCCCTACACTAAAGAAGCTTGGGAAAGTCTATCAATAGAATCACAACTACATGCCCTACGAACAATTACTGAGGATAAAATATCCCCTTATGTAGCTCTCGATGGCGGCAGCGTGCTCATTGAAAAGCTTGAAGGACATATTGTCACCATTGCCTATGCAGGAAATTGTTCTGGATGTTTTTCTGCTATAGGATCTACATTGAATTCTATAGGCCAACTCTTACGCGCCTATGTTTATTCTGAATTGCAAATTAAAGTAAATGAGGCATCCTTAGATTTTTCTATGTCTCAACACTCTGACGAAACTAATTAA
- a CDS encoding aminotransferase class V-fold PLP-dependent enzyme — MDRPHVRTTSRTIWLNNQQAIPPSVSVRESLETYSDPFSLTPSSAMKLLNETEEVARKLVGCSEETHTFHFLPHFPHAAAIIVAALLENLTFFQGRNHLLVSSHEQQYNIDAICRRQGLGTTYDWVTINSSGRLSPEQLTEALTPRTLLFSLSAANGMTGFIEPIESLQPLCKDRGVVLHLDLCDILGRAALTPEMLDADILTFSSLALGGIGNIGGMFIKKSLSKFFNLWLPTNSPGTLCLGSVAAMKTACQERLSSFSSLILSSINLRNKLTKELQAACSDVQFLFPELENKLPNVMIATIGDIPAESLAFFLHQQGIYPGLGYERFQPLSQILQNCGVSPFLCHSALHFSFTERTKDEQFTTLGRVIQEGSAHLQSAIASSV; from the coding sequence ATGGACCGGCCACACGTTCGAACGACATCCAGAACCATTTGGTTAAATAACCAACAAGCAATTCCTCCTTCAGTTTCAGTACGAGAGAGTTTGGAGACTTATTCCGATCCCTTCTCTTTAACACCTTCGTCAGCAATGAAATTGCTTAATGAAACTGAAGAAGTTGCTCGTAAGCTTGTCGGTTGTTCTGAAGAAACCCATACATTTCATTTTCTTCCTCATTTTCCTCATGCTGCAGCGATTATCGTAGCTGCTTTATTGGAAAATCTTACCTTTTTCCAAGGGAGGAACCATCTTTTAGTCTCTTCTCATGAGCAGCAATATAACATTGATGCTATTTGCCGCCGGCAAGGACTAGGGACTACCTATGATTGGGTAACCATAAACTCTTCAGGAAGACTTTCTCCAGAACAACTTACAGAGGCGCTAACACCACGCACTCTACTCTTTTCGCTATCTGCTGCTAATGGCATGACAGGGTTCATTGAACCTATAGAATCTCTACAACCCTTATGCAAAGATCGTGGTGTTGTTCTACATTTGGATCTTTGTGATATTTTAGGACGTGCGGCACTCACTCCAGAAATGCTCGACGCTGATATTCTTACATTTTCTTCGTTAGCTTTGGGAGGAATTGGTAATATCGGAGGCATGTTTATTAAAAAATCCCTCAGCAAATTTTTTAATTTATGGCTCCCTACAAATTCTCCAGGAACCTTATGTTTAGGTTCCGTAGCGGCAATGAAGACAGCATGCCAGGAACGCCTTTCTTCTTTTTCTTCATTAATCTTATCTTCAATAAATTTAAGAAATAAACTTACTAAAGAGCTTCAAGCAGCCTGCTCTGACGTGCAGTTTCTTTTCCCAGAACTAGAAAATAAACTTCCTAATGTGATGATTGCCACTATAGGAGATATTCCTGCTGAAAGTTTAGCCTTCTTCCTACATCAACAAGGCATCTATCCAGGACTTGGCTACGAGCGTTTCCAACCCCTATCTCAAATACTACAAAATTGTGGGGTATCGCCTTTTCTCTGTCACAGCGCTCTACATTTTTCTTTCACAGAGAGAACAAAAGATGAACAATTTACAACTTTAGGACGTGTTATCCAAGAGGGTAGCGCTCATCTTCAATCTGCAATTGCGAGCTCAGTATGA
- a CDS encoding 2,3-bisphosphoglycerate-dependent phosphoglycerate mutase encodes MAFLILLRHGKSVWNEKNLFTGWVDIPLSQKGIDEAILAGQVIKDLPIDCIFTSSLVRSLMTALLAMTHHNSKKIPYIVHDDEQQKQMSRIYSDEEKNMIPLYRSSALNERMYGELQGKNKKETAEKFGEEQVKLWRRSYKTAPPSGESLYDTGQRTVPYFEETIFPLLKNSKNVFISAHGNSLRSLIMDIEKLSEEEVLSLELPTGKPIVYLWTGHTFERHPEPFG; translated from the coding sequence ATGGCTTTTCTTATCTTATTACGACACGGAAAATCCGTCTGGAATGAAAAAAATCTTTTTACAGGATGGGTAGATATCCCTCTGAGTCAAAAAGGAATTGATGAAGCTATTCTTGCGGGTCAGGTAATAAAAGACCTCCCGATAGACTGCATCTTTACCTCTTCTCTTGTCAGAAGTTTAATGACGGCATTACTTGCAATGACACATCACAACTCTAAAAAAATTCCTTATATTGTTCATGATGATGAGCAACAGAAACAGATGAGCAGGATCTATAGTGATGAAGAAAAGAATATGATCCCTCTTTATCGTTCTAGCGCATTAAATGAAAGAATGTATGGGGAACTTCAAGGGAAAAATAAAAAAGAAACCGCTGAGAAATTTGGTGAAGAACAGGTCAAATTATGGAGACGAAGTTATAAAACAGCACCTCCTAGCGGAGAAAGTCTCTATGATACCGGACAACGTACCGTCCCCTATTTTGAAGAAACGATCTTCCCTTTATTAAAGAATTCAAAAAATGTATTTATATCTGCTCATGGAAATTCCTTACGTTCACTTATTATGGATATAGAAAAATTAAGTGAAGAAGAGGTACTCTCTTTAGAGTTACCTACAGGAAAACCCATAGTGTATTTATGGACCGGCCACACGTTCGAACGACATCCAGAACCATTTGGTTAA
- a CDS encoding pseudouridine synthase has translation MAKVRLNKFLASSGIASRRKCDEIIFSGHVTVNGRVAPGPFVTVDEATDTVKVDGQRVGMTKKVYFMVHKPLGYLCSSEKKFPGDKLVIDLFSHLPYRVFTVGRLDKETSGLILVTNDGEFSNKIIHPSFGITKEYLLKVNREITAKNLEDLMEGTMIDGKRIRPVSVEKIRRGTIKIIVNEGKKHEIRLFAEAAGLPILELTRIRIGSFVLGGLRYGEYRELTDAEILTYM, from the coding sequence ATGGCAAAGGTTCGTCTCAATAAGTTTTTAGCTTCTTCCGGTATTGCATCGCGCAGGAAGTGTGATGAGATTATTTTTTCAGGGCATGTAACTGTAAACGGTCGTGTGGCTCCCGGTCCTTTTGTGACGGTAGACGAAGCAACGGATACCGTAAAGGTAGACGGTCAGCGTGTAGGCATGACTAAGAAAGTATATTTCATGGTGCATAAACCTTTAGGATACTTATGTTCTTCGGAGAAAAAATTCCCAGGAGATAAGTTGGTTATTGATTTGTTTTCCCATCTTCCCTACCGGGTATTTACTGTTGGAAGGTTAGATAAGGAAACTTCTGGATTGATTTTAGTCACGAATGATGGAGAATTTTCTAATAAGATTATCCATCCTTCTTTTGGAATTACCAAAGAATATTTGCTTAAGGTAAATCGCGAAATTACTGCGAAAAATCTTGAAGATCTTATGGAAGGAACCATGATTGATGGTAAGAGAATCCGTCCTGTTTCTGTTGAGAAGATTCGTCGGGGTACGATTAAAATTATTGTAAACGAAGGGAAAAAACATGAAATCCGTTTGTTTGCAGAAGCTGCAGGTTTACCGATTCTAGAGCTAACACGTATTCGTATAGGCAGTTTTGTTCTTGGTGGTCTTCGCTATGGGGAATATCGTGAGCTTACCGATGCTGAGATTCTTACATATATGTAG
- a CDS encoding biotin--[acetyl-CoA-carboxylase] ligase gives MKVIYYEIAETPSTNETAKQLMHLWNPYALTVISTQKQTAGKGKFNKTWLSSNKDLTVSLCFFITELDIDVSQLFRLGTEAVLTLIQDLGIRNGTIKWPNDVLVDGEKLCGILSETIPVQGYLGIILGIGINGNTKKEELTSIDQPATSLSILLNHPVDLEEVREKLIEHVKKSILQRFSKILASKIDHR, from the coding sequence ATGAAAGTTATTTATTATGAAATAGCAGAAACTCCTTCCACAAATGAAACAGCAAAACAGCTTATGCATCTATGGAACCCCTACGCTCTTACCGTTATTTCCACTCAAAAGCAAACAGCAGGGAAAGGGAAATTTAATAAAACTTGGCTTTCTTCTAATAAAGATCTTACCGTATCGCTATGCTTTTTCATTACCGAATTAGACATCGATGTTAGCCAATTATTCCGTTTAGGAACAGAAGCAGTTCTCACTCTCATCCAAGATCTAGGCATTCGTAATGGAACTATAAAATGGCCTAATGATGTCTTAGTAGATGGAGAAAAACTCTGCGGGATCCTTAGTGAAACTATTCCTGTGCAAGGCTACTTAGGAATCATTTTAGGCATAGGGATAAATGGGAATACGAAAAAAGAAGAACTTACTTCTATAGATCAACCAGCAACATCCCTTTCAATACTCCTAAATCATCCTGTAGATCTTGAAGAAGTTCGTGAGAAGCTTATTGAACATGTAAAAAAAAGCATCTTGCAAAGATTCTCAAAAATCTTAGCGAGCAAAATAGATCATAGGTAG
- a CDS encoding FtsW/RodA/SpoVE family cell cycle protein: MRNARYFSYVNSWVFIVIILLMMISVVVISSMDPSTILVTSSKGLLTNKSIMQIRHFALGWLAFSLCMYLDYHRLRSWAWILYILMLLSLVGLFFVPTVQNVHRWYKIPFIGLSVQPSEYAKLIVVIMLSYTLDVRKSVISSKITALLACIIVGIPFLLIFKEPDLGTALVLCPVALAIFYLGNIHPLFVKICATIAGLGMLCSLLIFSGIISHEKVKPYALKVIKEYQYERLSPSNHHQRASLISIGLGGVKGRGWKSGEFAGRGWLPYGYTDSVFSALGEEFGLIGLFFALWMFYCLICFGCRTVAVAVDDFGRLLAAGITVHISMHVLINISMMCGLMPITGVPLVLVSYGGSSVISTMASLGILQSIYSRRFSKY, translated from the coding sequence ATGAGAAACGCTAGATATTTCAGCTATGTCAATTCTTGGGTGTTTATTGTCATTATTTTATTAATGATGATTAGCGTAGTTGTTATTTCTTCTATGGATCCCTCTACGATCCTAGTCACCTCATCCAAAGGATTACTGACGAATAAAAGCATCATGCAAATTCGTCATTTTGCTTTAGGATGGCTGGCGTTCTCTTTATGTATGTATCTCGATTACCATAGATTAAGAAGTTGGGCATGGATTCTCTATATTCTTATGCTTTTGAGTCTTGTGGGTTTGTTTTTTGTCCCCACAGTGCAAAATGTTCATAGATGGTATAAAATCCCTTTTATTGGTTTGAGTGTTCAACCTTCTGAATATGCCAAGCTTATCGTTGTAATCATGCTTAGCTATACGTTGGATGTGCGCAAATCAGTAATTTCTTCGAAGATTACAGCTTTACTTGCTTGTATTATTGTCGGTATCCCCTTTTTGCTTATTTTTAAAGAGCCAGATTTAGGGACCGCCTTGGTGCTATGTCCCGTTGCTTTGGCGATTTTTTATTTAGGGAACATCCATCCTTTATTTGTGAAAATCTGTGCAACGATTGCGGGTTTAGGGATGCTCTGCTCTTTGTTGATTTTCTCAGGGATAATTTCTCACGAGAAGGTTAAACCTTATGCGTTAAAGGTGATTAAGGAATACCAATACGAAAGATTGAGTCCTTCAAATCATCATCAACGCGCATCTTTAATTTCTATTGGCTTAGGTGGTGTTAAAGGTCGTGGATGGAAGTCTGGAGAATTTGCTGGTAGGGGATGGCTGCCTTACGGTTATACAGACTCGGTATTTTCTGCTTTAGGAGAAGAATTCGGTCTGATTGGCTTATTTTTTGCCCTGTGGATGTTTTACTGTCTCATTTGTTTTGGCTGCCGAACCGTAGCTGTAGCTGTTGACGATTTTGGTAGATTATTAGCTGCAGGAATTACCGTGCATATTTCTATGCACGTGTTAATTAATATCAGCATGATGTGTGGATTGATGCCCATTACTGGAGTGCCTTTAGTCTTGGTCTCTTACGGAGGCTCTTCGGTGATTTCTACAATGGCATCTTTAGGAATTCTACAAAGTATCTATAGTCGTAGATTCTCAAAATACTAA
- a CDS encoding cation-translocating P-type ATPase, which produces MFSRLFSTPFSPEILNNFFESGMTEDNSPMLSQKNRLLSRNLSLKSACISLGTYLCALAFYWFRIVDISNLFVVFTFFLAGTPALIKSLDDIRNKTVNIDILMTSAAFGSIFIGGALEGSLLLVLFAISEALGQMVSGKAKSTLASLKHLAPTIAWIVGEDGNLEKTPVSQVQVGDIIRVKSGEIVPLDGEIIHGSSSINLMHLTGEKIPKSCQTGSIVPAGAHNLEGSFDLKVLKTGADSTIAHIINLVIQAQKSKPRLQQRLDKYSSAYALTIFGISISIAVLVPLFTSIPFLGPNSAFYRALAFLIAASPCALIIAIPIAYLSAVNACAKHGVLLKGGVVLDRLASCNSIVMDKTGTLTTGELTCIGCDNFGEKNPDFFPSILALEQSSMHPIAQAIVAYLIKNNVSSLPAEEYCMIPGKGVRGIFQGQEAFVGRVDTALQKVPQEYVQELEERVHTARQRGEICSLAYLQGSCALFYFKDTPRTDAGKIVKELKDEGYPISMLTGDHQISAENTAKLLGISEVFSDLSPDDKLEKVRELAKKRHILMVGDGINDAPALAQATVGVAMGEAGSATAIEAADIVLLHDAISLLPWIIRKAKKTRKIVTQNLGLALAIILLVSWPASLGIIPLWLAVILHEGSTIVVGLNALRLLK; this is translated from the coding sequence GTGTTTTCACGGTTATTCTCCACTCCATTTTCACCAGAAATATTAAACAATTTTTTTGAATCAGGTATGACAGAAGATAACAGTCCGATGTTATCTCAAAAGAATCGGTTATTGAGTCGTAACCTTTCTTTAAAGTCCGCATGTATTTCTTTAGGGACTTATCTGTGTGCGTTAGCTTTTTATTGGTTTCGCATTGTGGATATTTCTAATTTATTTGTTGTTTTCACATTTTTTCTTGCTGGAACCCCAGCCTTGATAAAGTCTTTAGACGATATCCGCAATAAGACTGTGAATATTGATATTTTAATGACCTCAGCAGCCTTTGGCTCTATTTTCATTGGTGGAGCCTTAGAGGGATCTTTACTTCTTGTTTTATTTGCCATTTCTGAAGCCCTTGGACAAATGGTATCAGGGAAAGCAAAAAGCACACTAGCTTCTTTAAAACATTTAGCGCCGACTATCGCCTGGATAGTTGGTGAGGATGGGAACCTAGAGAAAACGCCAGTAAGTCAAGTTCAAGTTGGTGATATTATCCGAGTAAAAAGTGGAGAAATTGTCCCTTTAGATGGAGAAATTATTCACGGTTCTTCTTCTATTAATCTTATGCATCTTACTGGAGAAAAAATTCCCAAGTCTTGTCAGACAGGTTCCATAGTTCCTGCAGGGGCACATAATCTTGAAGGGAGTTTTGATCTGAAGGTTTTAAAAACAGGTGCTGACTCAACAATTGCTCATATTATCAACCTAGTTATTCAAGCACAGAAATCTAAACCGCGTTTACAACAACGCTTGGACAAATATTCTTCAGCCTATGCATTAACAATCTTTGGTATTTCGATATCTATAGCTGTTTTGGTTCCTCTATTCACCTCTATTCCTTTCTTAGGACCTAATAGTGCTTTTTATCGTGCATTAGCTTTTCTCATTGCGGCATCTCCCTGTGCATTGATCATTGCTATTCCCATTGCTTATCTAAGTGCAGTAAATGCCTGTGCAAAACATGGAGTTCTTCTTAAAGGTGGTGTGGTCTTAGATCGCTTAGCTTCTTGTAATTCTATTGTTATGGATAAAACAGGAACGCTAACCACTGGAGAGCTTACCTGTATTGGTTGTGATAATTTTGGAGAAAAAAATCCTGATTTCTTCCCTTCTATTTTAGCTTTAGAACAATCTTCTATGCACCCTATTGCACAAGCAATTGTTGCCTATCTTATAAAGAATAATGTTTCCTCTCTTCCTGCTGAGGAATACTGTATGATTCCAGGAAAAGGAGTTCGAGGTATTTTCCAAGGTCAAGAGGCATTTGTAGGAAGAGTCGATACAGCCTTACAAAAAGTCCCTCAAGAGTACGTTCAAGAACTAGAAGAGCGTGTCCACACTGCCAGACAACGCGGAGAAATATGTTCACTAGCTTATTTACAAGGAAGCTGCGCATTATTTTATTTTAAAGATACTCCCCGTACGGATGCTGGAAAAATTGTGAAAGAGCTTAAAGATGAAGGTTATCCTATTAGCATGCTCACGGGAGACCATCAAATTAGTGCAGAAAATACTGCAAAACTCTTAGGAATTTCTGAAGTTTTCTCTGATTTATCTCCAGATGATAAATTAGAAAAAGTACGTGAACTTGCCAAGAAACGTCATATCCTTATGGTTGGTGATGGTATTAATGACGCTCCCGCTCTTGCACAAGCAACGGTTGGTGTCGCTATGGGAGAAGCAGGAAGCGCCACAGCGATAGAAGCTGCGGATATTGTTCTTCTCCATGATGCGATTTCCCTGCTACCATGGATCATAAGAAAGGCAAAGAAGACCCGAAAAATTGTGACACAAAACCTAGGGCTAGCCTTAGCAATTATCCTTCTTGTTTCATGGCCCGCCTCACTAGGAATTATTCCTTTATGGCTAGCTGTGATTCTCCATGAAGGTAGTACAATTGTGGTTGGGCTTAATGCTCTACGATTACTAAAGTAA
- a CDS encoding VIT1/CCC1 transporter family protein, translating into MKTDYDHFKNATPEEHLKTVRDQHGVCIGEPHTTIKGFFYHLASDALSTGIFLFFIRTLAFLLPISQGAQTEVLFSLGLGWIFYRGCLKAKKAWSYMELSHRFMLQEKEEIEKHPEQERLELNVIFKNQGFKSPLLEEMVDYVSSDSTLLLDTMIREELHISMENFPHPLKQGGTRILGGLIGLILFLPLVLCSSYTVAGVLSGVLITILSATKAKILGNDVITEVVWVLGIFITSISIVCTCVKFL; encoded by the coding sequence ATGAAGACCGATTATGACCATTTCAAAAACGCAACCCCTGAAGAACATCTCAAGACTGTTAGAGATCAACATGGAGTTTGTATTGGCGAACCACATACAACAATAAAAGGCTTTTTCTATCATCTAGCAAGCGATGCCTTATCCACGGGTATCTTTCTATTTTTCATCAGAACTCTCGCCTTTCTTCTTCCTATTTCTCAAGGAGCACAAACAGAGGTTCTATTCTCACTAGGATTAGGATGGATTTTTTATCGAGGCTGCTTAAAAGCAAAAAAAGCCTGGTCTTACATGGAGCTTTCTCATCGTTTTATGCTTCAGGAAAAAGAAGAAATAGAGAAACATCCCGAACAAGAACGTTTAGAGCTCAATGTTATCTTTAAAAATCAAGGATTCAAATCTCCTCTTCTTGAAGAAATGGTAGATTATGTCAGTTCTGATTCTACTCTCCTTCTTGATACTATGATCCGCGAAGAACTTCATATTTCCATGGAGAACTTCCCTCATCCTTTAAAACAAGGAGGGACACGTATACTCGGAGGACTTATCGGTCTAATTCTTTTCTTACCACTAGTTCTCTGTTCTAGTTATACAGTAGCAGGTGTATTATCCGGAGTACTTATCACTATACTCTCTGCCACCAAAGCAAAAATATTAGGAAATGATGTGATCACAGAGGTTGTGTGGGTTTTAGGTATTTTTATTACCTCCATAAGCATCGTTTGCACTTGTGTAAAATTTTTATAG
- the serS gene encoding serine--tRNA ligase, which yields MLDIKLIRKAPEECETRLRRKDPNISLLPILDLDKEVRQLKTDSESIQSQRKLLSTQIHKAKAQGEDVSNMIGEVERLSQDLEKLEALLEEKNADLQDLLVRLPNYPEEDVPVCPDKSGNKVIKSVGSLPTFSFTPKHHVELNQKLQILDFKLPAKTSGSGWPAYKNQGVLLEWALLTYLLNKQREHGFQLWLPPLLVKREILFGSGQIPKFDGQYYRVEDGEQSLYLIPTAEVVLNGFHSQEIFNEKDLPIYYAACTPCFRREAGAAGANERGLVRVHQFNKVEMFAFTTPEQADQAYEKMLAVVEDILTELKLPYRLSLLSTGDMSFTASKTIDAEVWLPGQQSYYEVSSISQCTDFQSRRSETRYKDNQGKMHFIHTLNGSGLATPRLFVAILENNQQEDGSVIIPEVLRPYLGNQEVLLPQK from the coding sequence ATGTTGGATATAAAATTAATACGCAAGGCACCTGAAGAATGCGAAACTCGTCTTCGTAGGAAAGATCCTAATATTTCTCTTCTTCCCATTCTTGATTTAGACAAAGAAGTCCGCCAATTAAAAACAGATTCAGAATCTATACAATCACAGAGAAAACTGCTCTCTACACAAATCCATAAAGCTAAAGCTCAAGGCGAAGATGTATCTAATATGATTGGTGAAGTTGAAAGACTCTCTCAAGATTTGGAGAAATTAGAAGCTTTACTTGAAGAAAAGAATGCGGATTTACAAGACCTTCTCGTACGCCTTCCTAATTATCCCGAAGAAGATGTTCCCGTATGTCCTGATAAATCGGGGAATAAAGTAATTAAAAGTGTTGGCTCTTTGCCAACATTTTCTTTCACTCCCAAACATCACGTAGAGTTAAATCAAAAATTACAAATTTTAGATTTTAAACTTCCTGCAAAAACTTCGGGATCCGGATGGCCTGCTTATAAAAATCAGGGTGTTCTCTTAGAGTGGGCGCTGCTTACTTATTTATTAAATAAGCAACGGGAGCACGGATTTCAATTATGGCTACCCCCCCTCCTTGTAAAACGCGAAATTCTATTCGGCTCGGGACAAATTCCTAAATTTGATGGTCAATACTATCGTGTAGAAGACGGTGAGCAATCTCTTTATCTGATTCCTACTGCTGAGGTCGTTCTCAACGGATTCCATTCTCAAGAAATTTTTAACGAGAAGGATCTACCTATATATTACGCAGCATGTACGCCCTGTTTCCGTAGAGAAGCAGGAGCTGCAGGTGCTAATGAACGGGGGCTTGTTCGTGTACACCAGTTCAATAAAGTGGAGATGTTTGCTTTTACTACTCCAGAACAAGCTGATCAGGCTTATGAAAAAATGCTGGCTGTCGTGGAAGATATTCTCACAGAATTAAAACTTCCCTACCGTTTATCTTTACTCTCGACAGGAGATATGTCCTTCACAGCATCAAAAACTATAGATGCTGAAGTTTGGCTGCCGGGACAACAATCTTACTATGAAGTCTCTTCTATTTCGCAATGTACAGATTTCCAATCACGTCGTTCAGAAACTCGTTATAAAGATAATCAAGGGAAAATGCATTTTATTCATACCCTTAATGGTTCAGGTTTAGCAACACCGCGTTTATTCGTTGCAATTTTAGAAAATAATCAGCAAGAAGATGGCTCTGTAATTATTCCCGAGGTTCTACGCCCTTACTTAGGGAATCAAGAAGTATTGTTACCTCAAAAATAG
- the ribD gene encoding bifunctional diaminohydroxyphosphoribosylaminopyrimidine deaminase/5-amino-6-(5-phosphoribosylamino)uracil reductase RibD: MEDFSEQQLFFMRRAIELGEKGRFSAPPNPWVGCVIVKNGQIIGEGYHQKKGLPHAEENAINSTSASVEGSDVYVTLEPCCHYGSTPPCVNLLIKNKVSTVYVALLDPDNRVAGKGIFALRQAGIRVFEGLGREEAEASLKSYIYQRTSGKPWVVLKSAATLDGQTADSDGESQWITCSEARIDVGKLRASSQAIVVGSKTVLQDNPLLTARKPSGELYSHQPLRVVVDSLGAVTAQAKIFHSPGKSLYVTTTQCPKDHIKNIEKLDVEVLVTEPRNSRVNLHELISYLSTKHILQVLIEGGSILHTAFLKEHLANALIVYLGPKIFGDQRKPLFGDLGYRLDSAQKILPKFSKILGNSLKTCWEIVG; this comes from the coding sequence ATGGAAGATTTCTCTGAGCAACAACTATTTTTTATGCGTCGAGCTATAGAATTAGGAGAAAAGGGAAGATTTTCTGCTCCACCCAATCCTTGGGTGGGTTGTGTGATTGTAAAAAATGGGCAGATTATAGGAGAGGGATATCATCAGAAAAAAGGTCTGCCACATGCAGAAGAAAATGCGATAAACTCTACATCCGCATCTGTAGAGGGTAGTGATGTTTATGTAACTTTAGAGCCCTGTTGTCATTATGGAAGCACGCCTCCTTGCGTGAATTTGTTAATTAAAAACAAAGTTTCTACTGTTTATGTTGCTTTGTTAGATCCTGATAACCGGGTTGCTGGTAAGGGAATTTTTGCTTTAAGACAAGCTGGGATACGTGTTTTTGAAGGCTTAGGTAGAGAAGAAGCCGAGGCGTCTTTAAAATCTTATATTTATCAACGCACCTCGGGTAAACCCTGGGTTGTGCTTAAAAGCGCTGCCACTTTGGATGGTCAGACTGCTGATAGTGATGGAGAATCTCAATGGATCACCTGCTCAGAAGCTCGCATTGATGTAGGTAAATTACGCGCTAGTTCGCAAGCTATTGTTGTGGGCTCTAAAACTGTTTTACAAGATAATCCTCTGTTAACTGCAAGGAAACCTTCTGGAGAACTCTACTCTCATCAACCCTTGCGTGTTGTCGTTGATAGTTTGGGTGCTGTAACTGCGCAGGCAAAAATTTTTCATAGTCCTGGAAAATCCCTCTACGTAACCACGACGCAATGTCCAAAAGATCATATTAAAAATATTGAAAAACTTGATGTAGAGGTTTTAGTTACCGAACCTAGAAATTCTAGAGTAAATTTACATGAATTAATCTCGTATTTATCTACTAAACATATTTTGCAGGTTCTTATTGAAGGTGGATCTATTTTACACACTGCATTTTTGAAAGAACATTTAGCAAATGCTCTAATTGTTTATCTGGGACCAAAAATTTTTGGAGATCAAAGAAAGCCCCTTTTTGGAGATTTAGGGTATCGTTTAGACTCTGCTCAAAAAATTCTTCCTAAATTTTCTAAGATTTTAGGAAATTCTTTAAAAACGTGTTGGGAAATTGTTGGATAG